The following are encoded in a window of Citrobacter freundii genomic DNA:
- a CDS encoding UvrD-helicase domain-containing protein, whose protein sequence is MINSLTLDGNERDSGVVEEICGYLTDIPPRNYFLFAGAGSGKTRTLVEVLRRLTGVTEHKKGGQLARSLKMYGRSIRVVTYTKNAVSVINGRLGDNSLVSVSTIHSFCWELINGFNDDIRESLIAVKEAQLAKETAETQAKPKGITAAKQRDLDEITHEIEVLRTTEVFKYHPDRNTYGPGALPHNYVLDATAWLLQNKPTLQSILKDRHPIILIDESQDTMKGVLDSLMLLVKKPERDLTLGLLGDHRQRIYMDGHADLPSIVPENWATPELQMNHRSQRRIVTLINKIWETELEGRTQPAKGSAQHPRTEKAGGTVRLFLGDTLQSPDDKVLSERWCAEQMFEVSGSVAWNQEQYKLLALEHKLVATRGSFLDVYEAMFLLDPHAAAPSGSGDNKGPSTVQILLNELAHLEACVSNEGIVNEFKATEVLRRYGALDNMPEDSEARAERTDEMLEAIAIFAMACANPESTVAEVLAPVLSAKLFEVDHRLQEAYADKSPAPQVPGRGEDESKQTRMRRGWCALFAAPWKQLKCYRNYLAGISELATHQVVKGSEFKHVMVVMDDALAGGTRFKYDTIFGGTELSPNDKKNAKAGKETTIDRTLRLLYVTCSRAQESLALVLWSSDPSAAMARIEESMWFTKDEIQVIP, encoded by the coding sequence ATGATTAATTCACTAACTCTTGACGGCAATGAGCGCGATTCAGGGGTAGTAGAAGAGATTTGCGGCTACCTTACGGACATTCCACCTCGTAACTACTTCCTTTTTGCGGGGGCTGGTTCTGGTAAAACACGAACATTGGTAGAAGTTTTACGTCGCCTTACTGGTGTGACCGAGCATAAGAAGGGGGGACAATTGGCACGGTCCCTGAAGATGTATGGGCGTTCGATTAGAGTTGTGACCTACACAAAGAATGCTGTCTCCGTAATCAACGGACGTCTTGGGGACAATAGCTTAGTCAGTGTATCTACCATCCATTCATTTTGTTGGGAGTTGATTAATGGGTTCAACGATGACATTCGCGAATCCCTAATAGCAGTAAAAGAAGCTCAACTCGCTAAAGAGACTGCAGAGACACAAGCGAAACCTAAGGGTATTACTGCAGCAAAACAGCGTGACCTTGACGAAATCACGCATGAAATCGAGGTTCTTCGTACAACTGAAGTATTCAAATACCATCCTGATCGCAATACATATGGACCTGGTGCATTACCGCACAATTACGTACTCGATGCGACAGCTTGGTTGCTTCAAAATAAGCCAACACTCCAATCCATTCTCAAAGATCGACACCCAATCATACTTATTGATGAGTCGCAGGACACGATGAAAGGTGTACTGGACTCCTTGATGTTACTAGTCAAAAAGCCGGAGAGAGATTTGACTCTTGGTCTGCTGGGAGATCATCGACAACGAATTTATATGGATGGTCATGCCGATCTTCCAAGCATTGTTCCTGAAAATTGGGCAACGCCTGAGTTACAAATGAATCATCGTAGCCAACGACGTATTGTCACTCTGATCAATAAAATCTGGGAAACTGAACTGGAAGGGAGGACGCAACCAGCAAAGGGGTCAGCACAACATCCCCGAACAGAAAAGGCTGGTGGAACGGTTCGGCTCTTCTTGGGGGATACATTGCAAAGTCCAGACGATAAAGTGCTCAGCGAACGCTGGTGTGCTGAACAGATGTTCGAAGTTAGTGGTTCAGTAGCCTGGAATCAAGAGCAATATAAGCTGCTTGCGTTGGAGCATAAGCTCGTTGCCACTCGTGGTTCGTTTCTTGATGTTTATGAGGCAATGTTTCTGTTAGATCCCCACGCCGCAGCTCCATCTGGCAGTGGGGACAACAAGGGGCCTTCAACAGTACAAATTTTGCTTAATGAGCTTGCGCATTTAGAAGCCTGCGTCAGTAATGAAGGAATTGTGAATGAGTTCAAGGCAACCGAGGTTTTACGGCGTTATGGCGCTTTAGACAATATGCCTGAGGACTCAGAAGCAAGAGCTGAACGTACTGATGAAATGCTCGAGGCAATAGCTATATTTGCAATGGCTTGCGCCAACCCTGAGTCAACGGTCGCGGAAGTATTAGCACCAGTGTTAAGTGCAAAATTATTTGAAGTAGATCATCGCCTTCAGGAGGCTTATGCCGACAAGTCACCAGCCCCGCAAGTTCCTGGACGAGGTGAGGATGAGTCAAAGCAAACAAGAATGCGCCGTGGATGGTGTGCACTGTTTGCTGCTCCATGGAAACAGCTTAAGTGCTATCGAAATTACCTTGCTGGGATTTCAGAGCTCGCAACACATCAGGTAGTTAAAGGCTCTGAGTTCAAGCACGTCATGGTTGTAATGGATGATGCTCTTGCTGGTGGGACTCGCTTTAAGTACGACACGATTTTTGGTGGTACGGAGTTAAGTCCAAATGATAAAAAGAATGCAAAGGCTGGAAAGGAGACAACCATCGACCGGACTTTACGTTTGCTGTATGTGACTTGTAGCAGGGCGCAAGAATCGCTCGCTTTAGTACTTTGGTCGTCCGATCCAAGTGCAGCAATGGCTCGAATCGAGGAGAGCATGTGGTTTACTAAAGATGAAATACAGGTCATTCCATAG